One part of the Entelurus aequoreus isolate RoL-2023_Sb linkage group LG05, RoL_Eaeq_v1.1, whole genome shotgun sequence genome encodes these proteins:
- the LOC133649681 gene encoding extracellular matrix protein 1-like, with the protein MALAGALQGFGILMLILYNGSLAEASKKLVVPFPPAQPTSENLAAICHQGQGRPRYPDSIFPRSGNSNLRRRGKAINRLEQWFTSCCLEGGEDPNATILCCTRQAWKQALSKFCIEEFSIMTATYECCKKQGDERWACFDSEVPNPDYSATPDYTAPTIPEEPGFTFGENSC; encoded by the exons ATGGCGTTGGCAGGAGCCCTTCAAGGATTCGGGATTCTGATGCTGATTCTTTACAATGGAAGCCTTGCAG AAGCTTCTAAAAAACTGGTCGTACCTTTCCCGCCGGCGCAGCCTACGTCCGAGAACCTGGCTGCCATTTGCCATCAAGGTCAAGGCCGTCCCAGGTATCCAGACAGCATCTTCCCGAGGTCCGGGAACAGCAACCTCCGGCGCCGCGGGAAGGCTATCAACCGCCTGGAGCAGTGGTTCACTTCGTGCTGCCTTGAAGGGGGAGAGGATCCCAACGCAACCATCCTCTGCTGTACCCGACAAGCT TGGAAACAGGCCCTGTCCAAGTTCTGTATCGAAGAGTTCAGCATTATGACTGCCACCTACGAGTGCTGCAAGAAGCAAGGAGATGAACGTTGGGCTTGTTTTGACAGTGAGGTGCCTAACCCAGACTACAGCGCAACACCAGACTACACCGCACCCACAATACCTGAGGAGCCTGGGTTCACGTTTGGTGAAAATTCTTGCTAA